The Macaca fascicularis isolate 582-1 chromosome 11, T2T-MFA8v1.1 genomic sequence TCCAGCCCTCCCAAGTTCTGAGGTAGAAAAATTCAAGGGATTTGCACAGTGGGAATGTATTTGAGTTTTGAAGTTCCACCTCGTTCCTGGACTAGCCCCTCATGCTTCACATGGCGATTCTATTGTCCTTTGTTTCAGCTAGAAAATAAACTTTGTTCAGTCTCGCCCCAAATGAGAAGTTCTAGGCAGTCAGGTATTTGGCAAGAGTGTAAGGGTCTCACCCAGGTTTAAAGTATAAAGTTGAATTTCTAAGCAAGCCTGAAGAGTATGTGCAATACACATCTTCTGATTTTATGTTGTTGCATGTCGTGAGGGGTTTGGTGTCTTCAAGTAAAGGTTTTAAAGGCAACCTGGACTAGACTCTAAAACTTGACCCTCTGATGCTAATCAAAAATACGCAATCATCAAATGGCATTCTTActctatttttaaactattacaTATCCCATTTTGACAACTTATTCTTACCTTTTTTACATAGGTCGAACTGGAAGGTACACCCTTATAGAGAAATGGAGAGATACCGAAAGACACTTAGCACCTCATGAAAATCCTATCATATCCTTAAACAAATGGGGGCAGTATGCTAGTGATGTGCAGCTCATTCTACGGCGAACCGGGCCGTCGCTCAGTGAGCGACCCACTTCAGACAGTGTGGCTCGAATTCCTGAAAGAACTTTATACAGGCAGAGTCTGCCCCCCTTAGCTAAACTGAGGCCTCAGATCGACAAATCAATCAAAAGGAGAGAACCGAAAAGGAAATCACTGACATTTACAGGAGGTGCCAAAGGATTAATGGACATTTTTGgaaaaggtaaagaaactgaGTTTAAGCAAAAGGTGCTGAATAACTGCAAAACAACAGCAGATGAGTTGAAGAAGCTGATCCGTCTGCAGACAGAGAAGCTTCAATCCATTGAGAAACAGCTGGAATCTAATGAAATAGAAATACGATTTTGGGAGCAAAAGTATAATTCCAACCTTGAAGAGGAAATTGTCCGTCTAGAGCAAAAGATCAAAAGAAACGATGTAGAAATTGAGGAGGAAGAATTCTGGGAAAATGAATTACAGATtgaacaggaaaatgaaaaacagctGAAGGATCAACTTcaagaaataagacagaaaataacagaatGCGAAAACAAATTAAAGGACTATTTGGCACAGATCCGGACTATGGAAAGTGGTCTTGAAGCAGAAAAATTGCAGCGGGAAGTTCAGGAGGCACAGGTCAATGAGGAAGAGGTTAAAGGAAAGATCGGTAAGGTCAAAGGGGAAATTGACATTCAAGGCCAGCAGAGTCTGAGGTTGGAAAATGGCATTAAAGCTGTGGAAAGATCTCTTGGACAAGCCACCAAACGCTTACAGGTAACCACATTTTGATAAATAGAATGTGTGGCccatttaaaataataccttCTTGGAATCTCCTTTTCATCAATGTCAGTTTTTCCTTATAttcaaagaattagaaacccAGCCTTGTTTAAAAGTTTTGTCGAATTCTTGTGACTTACGACAGCTTAGATGAGAGCAGTAGCCATGCGGATCCTTCTCCACGGAAGAGCCTTGTCTTACTGCGGCAGTTGTAGC encodes the following:
- the RASSF8 gene encoding ras association domain-containing protein 8 isoform X1, coding for MELKVWVDGVQRIVCGVTEVTTCQEVVIALAQAIGRTGRYTLIEKWRDTERHLAPHENPIISLNKWGQYASDVQLILRRTGPSLSERPTSDSVARIPERTLYRQSLPPLAKLRPQIDKSIKRREPKRKSLTFTGGAKGLMDIFGKGKETEFKQKVLNNCKTTADELKKLIRLQTEKLQSIEKQLESNEIEIRFWEQKYNSNLEEEIVRLEQKIKRNDVEIEEEEFWENELQIEQENEKQLKDQLQEIRQKITECENKLKDYLAQIRTMESGLEAEKLQREVQEAQVNEEEVKGKIGKVKGEIDIQGQQSLRLENGIKAVERSLGQATKRLQDKEQELEQLTKELRQVNLQQFIQQTGTKVTVLPAEPIEIEASHADIEREAPFQSGSLKRPGSSRQLPSNLRILQNPISSGFNPEGIYV
- the RASSF8 gene encoding ras association domain-containing protein 8 isoform X2 — its product is MDIFGKGKETEFKQKVLNNCKTTADELKKLIRLQTEKLQSIEKQLESNEIEIRFWEQKYNSNLEEEIVRLEQKIKRNDVEIEEEEFWENELQIEQENEKQLKDQLQEIRQKITECENKLKDYLAQIRTMESGLEAEKLQREVQEAQVNEEEVKGKIGKVKGEIDIQGQQSLRLENGIKAVERSLGQATKRLQDKEQELEQLTKELRQVNLQQFIQQTGTKVTVLPAEPIEIEASHADIEREAPFQSGSLKRPGSSRQLPSNLRILQNPISSGFNPEGIYV